Genomic window (Magnolia sinica isolate HGM2019 chromosome 6, MsV1, whole genome shotgun sequence):
GTAAAGAAAGTATGGGAGGGATTTCTTGGCATGTTTGGTTCTCGGTGGGTCATGCCGTGTTCCATagactctttttctttttgtcttggcATGGTGGGGGTAAAGGGTAGATCAACATGGCTAAAGACAAAAaatgtttcatttttttattaataCATTGAGCTATacttgaattaaaaaaataaataaataattgttgAATTTGTGATGGTAAAATAGTGTGGGGTTTCTTTCATTTCTGCCTGATTTCTGAGACTGAGGATTCTTTTGTTGACTTCGAATGAAATCTGATTGAACATGGGGACTTGGTTCTTCTTAATTTCTGGTTTTTGGTTGATATGATTGCATGGTGGAAAAAAGAACATGGTTATGTGAATAAAAATGCAATAATAAAATAAGTgcaatgtgcatgtgtgtgtgcatcATAGCTATCAAAATCATTCACCTAGGCATTTCAATGGTTGCACAACTACTAGGTGTATACTGTCCTGGTGGCCTAATACAATCATGTACAAAATTCATTACCTTGGAATGTCAATTtatatgacaaattaaagaaataTGCACGTTTCCCTTGGGATTTGCAAGCTAGCCTCGGGCCAAGAATTCAAGAACTAGCCTTTTTCTGGATTTGGCTTGATAACTTGATAGGATTGTATTCATTAGCtgattctctctcttttatttttttttagctgacatggttattttttcttttttattcttaacTCATCTTTTTTTGGAAACCAGTCAAGGCAGAAGTTGGAAATTGAGGATCTTTGCTTATTTGAATCCTCTGTTTTGATGTACCCCATGGCTTATTTTCCCATTTTTGGAATCCACTTCTATATACCTCTGTCACCCCTATAGCTAGCTGTAGACACTTTATCAACATCttattagtttatatatatatatatatatatatatatatatatatatatatatatatatatatatatcaatttctTCATCCTCAACTTCACCTAATCTTGTGCTATTTACATGTGCTCAAGTTTTTGATGTGTTTGTTTATTTATATGTCAGAAAGATGATCTTAGAGAAGTGCCATAGCCAAGCTGTTGGAGCCATCCCATCAAAACCATCTCTTTCACATAGAGACCAACAAAGAGATCTCATTGAGAACGATCCTGACTTTTCTTTTAACCATTTTATGGAATCTGGATTTGATAGCCTTGGAGAAACCTTTTCTAGCAATTGAAGAAGCTGCAAAAATTCTTCAAACTCTTCATCAGCCAGATTTCTTCTACAACATGGAGTCCAAGTGACTACTTCATCCCTCACCGAAAAACTACTACTACCATCCGCCAAGCTAAAACCTATACCTTCACACACTCTTATCTTTTAGTGAGCCACTGATTTCCATAGATATGAAGATCGATACAACGAGGATGCTTTAGTCCACCGCCCCCCTTCCTCCACCCCATATTTTCTTGTTAAGACCTCTCTCCATTTGGCGTCCCTTCCTCTACCCCATATCCCTCACCGGTTTCTttaactttcttcttcttctttctcatacATTAAGGAAAAGGATCACATATTTGTCAACTCTTGCTCCTATACATCTGACGACGGGCAGAAAACATGTTAATGGCCAATATTGCACAGACAACAATCTGTAATACATCAATTCAGCCAACAAATTCAACTCGGGGCCTAACAAGTAGATTCCAGCCTTTTAATCATGACCTGCATTGTTTGCATGCTGACTACGACCATTGGTTCACAGCTCGTAAATAGCAACTGTTGAGACAAAACTGATACATTGGGTAGGCCGGTAGGCTTAGTTCAATTTAATCATTTGGTTCAGCAATCCAGCTCACTCCAGTTTGCTAAAAATGCCCAATCAAGCATGATATTCACAAAAATGTCCTTGAAACTTTAAACGGGCCAGGCGGTACCAGGTTCGGGCCAGGCTAACTAGCTCTTATATTAAGCCCAAGCCAGGCCTAATTAATAAACAGGCTTAAATATAGGTCATGCCTAACAGGTCTAGTATACAGCCCAAGCCCAGTCTAAAGCTGCCCATGCTGGAAGCCCAATGGATAAAAATTATCTGtagtatgtgggcccaccatgatatctttTGCCCTTGTTAATTAGGACATAAGTCTGAAATGAGgccgatctaaaactcaagtgggaaaTAGCAAAGAGAATAGTAGGGATCAAGCTGTCACAATTGAAACCTTGTTGGAGCCACAGAAGTTCTTGATCAGGTTAATGTTTGTGTCTTCAGTCCATCCTAAGAATAATTTCATGAACAgtttgatagtatttttatgtcATGGCGACCTTCGGGAAGGTGGCCTGTGGCTTATATCCAGACGTTACCTGGCAAAAGCCCAGCATAGCTTTTGATTCTCAAACATATAACGATGCATAGAACTTGTGCAGATAGTTCACGGCACTGCCCTAAGAGTCATGCCCATTCAGATCATGTGAGCCACATGAATAACAAGGTGGTCCCTACACAAATACAAGGCTTTCAATAAGGGTGAATGATATAGGGACCACGAGGGACCAcgtcaaaatcctagccattgaatctGCATCTCATCATCTTGCACCAACGACAATGTCAGTATATTAATCTCCATGGCCATATGTAACTCCTTACAAGCTTTCATGGCCCGCTTTGCCATATCGCTAGCACCAATGGCCAAGCTCTGTGCAGAGAATTTACGGGCCATAGGTTGAATATTGAAGTATGACATAATATTTTGGAAACGTAAGGTGGATCTATTATACATTGGCAGTGTCGATGAAGCTTGTCTGAGAATATCTGGATGTTCTTAGAAGCCTCTGAATCCTCGATTTTGTATATGTATCCATGGGAGGTGGCCGTCGCTCATTCAAGGTGATTTTGATGAGGAGAGAAGGTTCTTTGTTTTCAGGCACTCGTTTGACTTGCCATTTAGGTGTTTGGTGAAATGTTTGAGTGAAGTCCTATCCATAAATTTGAGATAGTTTTGATGCATTGGCTTACTAGAGATCTTACTATGTGGTTGAATTATCTTATTTTCAAAATTGAACTACAATCCTTTCGAATTTTGTACATGATTGTATTAGGCCACCAGGAGAGTATACACCTAGTAGTTGTGCAATCATTGAAATGCCTAGGTGAATGATTTTGATAGCTATgatgcacacacacatgcacattgcACTTATTTTATTATTGCATTTTTACCCACATAACCATGTTCTTTTTTCCACCATGCAATCATATCAACCAAAAACCAGGAATTAAGAAGAACCAAGTCCCCATGTTCAATCAGATTTCATTAGAAGTCAACAAAAGAATCCTCATTCTCAGAAATCAgactgaaatgaaagaaaccCCACACTATTTTACTATCACAAAttcagcaattttttttttttaaaaaaattcaagtatAGCTCAACCCAAAAGATTGTATAGCTCTGTTCAAGTTTTTAGGTTtttacaagtggagcccatggttcactAATCCAAATAGATGACTACAGTGGATGCGATGTCCTCACCCTTTCATAGTGTTCAACAAATAGATGTCTAATAAAGAAAAAACAGCAAGAGTCCACACCATTATACCATTCACATATCTTTAGTCAAGGAAGTAACCTATCATTCCTCGGGAAGAAATGGGGACAGCTGTCACAGCTCCTTATTCAAAAAACTGTTTCAAATGCAATACCCAATAGTTAACAAGGTTTTATGCTTGAAACAaaggtaatttttttttattgttttattttttaacctTTCCTACATTGCTTTGCTATTGATTCCAAatagctttttctttcttctttatatagTTTCTATgatgatttatatttttttacaaggTTTCTAGAGAATATATGTGTGTAGGACCACTTCAGTCAGTTTCATTCTCGATTTCCATACAAACAAGGGTAAATTCTCGATTCTTAGTTCTagattcttgtttttttttttccattttccaaGATATTATTCTGCTGGATTAGGCTGGGGAAGAGTGTAGGTCTACTAGGCCACTCCTCTTCCCTTTTTTTACTctgttcatttttatttttcaatttcaattttgaGTTTGAGACATATTAGAAATGATCATGAACAGATGATAAAGTAGAGTCATAGGAATCAGACTATGGTAGGGCCATATATAATACAGCACACATGGCACAGTTTTGTACCAATCAGGTCAACCTATACACTGATTTACAGCTTATGTATCAAAATCACACCTATTAGAAATTCGTATCCATCTGATCATGGTCATCAAGccaatggaaaaatgaaaaattgacACTGAAATACTCGATGGAGTAAATTGAATAAAGGTGGTAAATAGGATTGTATAGTAGGGATGAGTTCTACATAATAAGACATCCTTAGTAGGGCCCAGTAGATGGTTAAACCAAATTGATAATTCAACCTGCAAGTTGTGTTGTGGAAAGATGGCCCTACCACATTCTATTCTTCCCCCTCGAACACATGgaatgtatcatcatctcacccctAGTCCACCACTGCTTGGGATGAAAAACgtattaatgtaggggcatttcacaccgggcttgagtggggtagcccgtggaatgcagggacacactcggggtgggcggcccatgtgatttggggcccacaagcccACAATGGGGGTTCGgcggaggtcctaacccatgagatgtggggcctgggctatgagataaagggattaattcgccatactctaacagttcgagcttttagagtaagtggttaattgtcctgcatcaaattggtatcagagcacgcCATAGCTTTGTGAGATCCATGACCACATGATGAGTGAGGTTGCTTAAATTGTTGAGCCACCACATGTTAAGAGTGGGTTCCACCTATGAATGGCCCTAGAATCTCAACCTTAAGAGTGGGTTCCACCTATGAATGGCCCTAGAATCTCAACCTTAAGAGTGGGTTCCACCTATGAATGGCCCTAGAGTCTCAACCTTAAGAGTGGGTTCCACCTATGAATGGCCCTAGAGTCTCAACCTTAAGAGTGGGTTCCACCTATGAATGGCCCTAGAGTCTCAACCTTAAGAGTGGGTTCCAATGAATTATGGCACTAGATCGAACGTTGAGCGTTGGCTTTTCAATCAAATGTTGTGACAACGCAGATCATCTTGATTTTGGGAAAGACActgcatggtggggaccacccatGAACACAGATAAAGTACTTGCTTCTATATAGAGGCTTCTTTTTTCATATGCAATACAAATTGTGCTAGCTATGtgttttaggggtcatttggcaaccTAGAATTTAGAAGTTACTAAAGAATTTATTTCCATGAAACAAATTCTCCGAGAAATTGAATCAATTGATTATGTCTACAAACTGGGAATAAAATTTTGCAGAATCTAGAAATGTGCTTGGGAACTTAGAATTCATTACCTTGGAATTCATTACCTttggagtctaccacccgggtccTTACTCCTgcctgggtggtagactcccaggagtttcaacaccgggtcaagggttcttACCCaccggtggtgaaatcccacggcatacgtgtgtggggtgtgtgtgtgcgtgtgtgtgtgtggggggtgtgtgtgtgtgtgcgtctgtgcgtgtgtaaaaaataaaaaaataaaaaataaaaaaataaattatatgacAAATTAAACAAATATGCACGTTTCCCTTGGGATTTGCAAGCTAGCCTCGGGCCAAGAATTCAAGAACTAGCCTTTTTCTAGATTTGGCTTGATAACTTGATAGGATTGTATTCATTAGCTgattctctctctgtttttttttttttagctgacatggttattttttcttttatattcttAACTTGTGTTTTTTTGGAAACCAGTCAAGGCAGGAGTCTGAAATTGAGGATCTTTGCTTATTTGAATCCTCTGTTTTGATGTACCCCATGGCTTATTTTCCCATTTTTGGAATCTACTTCTATATCCCTCTGTCACCTCTATAGCTAACTGTAGACACTTTATCAACATCTCAttagagtttatatatatatatatatatatatatatatatatatatatatatatatatatatatatataatcaatttCTTCATCCTCAACTTCACCTAATCTTGTGCTATTTACATGTGCTCAAGTTTTTGATGTGTTTGTTTATCTATATGTCAGAAAGATAATCTTAGAACTGTGGTGTCCTATCTACGAAGCAACCCAAAAATTTCCTGCATAGGTCTTTGGGGACGATCTATGGGTGTACTGTCACAAGGTAGTTAATCACATAATCTTAGAATTGATCATTTCTTGATTGCTGAATTATAGTATCTTGATCTATTAGCTGTAATTTTAAGGCCATTTGTGCTAATTTATTTCTACTTGTAAAAATCTGTATTtgtatgcctctctctctctctctctctctctctctctcccccttcatTCAGATATTCAAATGGGAATAAGTCTGCTGCATGGATTTGTAATTTGATTCAGAGACTTCTTACATctttggttgcatttttctcatcTTAAAAATGACTACAGGGTTGAAGAATCATAACACATCATCCCATGCTTTATAATTTCAAAACTATGCTGTCATGTTTTTCTTTTTAGCTGATCTGTTAATGTCAGCAGGCTAATGGTGCAAAttgaagaagtttgaatataaaataaaataggcTTGTAGATGTTTTCAAGATATTAGTCATTgcattgagattttttttttttctgtttttttctcaATCAGTTTTTTGTACTCAATGTTCACACTGGGTGAATAACCATATTTTTGGAAGGGAATGTACCATATAATTCATATCTTTTGATTTATGGATATGCTTTCACTGGGATTATTGGCAGCATTAATGTAATATAAATAATCTTTtcatctgaatttaatttcaatCTTTTCTTATAATTACTTGGGAGGAATGATGTCAAATGCCTATAATCAAATGCCTAAGTCAATGATACCTCCAAATTAGGTTTTACCAACAGATTAATGTTGAGATCCAATTGACTTGTAATATAAATCATCTTAACTTGTGCCGAACTTTAAACACTTATCATGGGTCATATTATTTACTTCTGATTTACTCTATCTAAGACTGATTTAAGTGTATATCTTCTATGGCTAGGAGCCTAGGACTACTACTATAAATGTCAAACGTTTCAGAGAAATTGTTATCCTTGGATGCCTAGACAAATGTCGCAAAAGGATGGTATTGAAATCTGGTGAAAGAGATTTGGATATTTGTCCAGTGAGTGGCCCTCTGTCTACCAGGTTCTGcatttttggttttagttttcttTAATGAAATCCTCTTTGATTTCTAATTAAAAAAAGGTTGTGGCTTCACAAGATTGGCCAGAGGTCATTAAGTATgctggtttggtttggtttgtgCACAAGCTCACCGCTGGGAGCTGATCCAAGATCTTTTTAAAGTCTGGCAAGCTCCTGTACGGGGCACTGTTACGGGTGGCATGATCAAGTATTGTCTCTTATTTTCTTTGAGCTTTTAAATAAAGTGGTAGATTTATTATTTATGATCGATGTGCTCTTGTGGGTTTTCACATGTGGCCATCTTAAACAAGATCTATTTAATGTAGCTGCTTAAAATAAAGAGAGGGATTTTAATATCACTCACTGTTCTTTTAAATCCAGGgagcttctgatttctttccgtTGGGCAACTGGGCAGAAACCTCAGTTTTTAAAGGGTTATGTCCTTCTCTGTTTTTGTTTGTTATATAATGTCAACTTACCTTTCCTGTAAATCTTGATAGTTGCACTGAATTCAGATGTCTAGAAATACAAAGAGTTACATTGATTAATAAAACTTTAAATGACTGGAATGGGTCATAGGTGTTTCAAGTTAAAGCAACAACTGGATATGAATAGTACTGAAGAATAGGACACTTGTGTTTGTATTTGTCCCCTGAAGACAATGAAGACGTTCTGTGAAACCATCTTCAATTTTACATAAGATATGGTTGATATTTTTGGGTTTAGATTCATCTCACTATCACTGTAATGGAAGATCTGCAAGGGCCTGAAAAGGTGATTGATTTGAGAAGGTAGTTCTTGTTTGCAGGCACCACAAGAACAGAAGGAGCTGATGAGCAAGACTTCGTCCAGGCCTTCTCAAATGCCTGTCCAAATTGCACCGAAGAAACATAAGACTTCTTCAAACCCACACACaccaaaaaagataaaaaaaaaaggaaaaaaagcccTGCCTATTAGTCTATTACATTAGAAATAATTAAGCCAACAGATTTTCTTTATGTATCCCTGCTTGGACTTCATGCAGGTGAAAAACATGGAAGCTCAGATGAAAGAAGATATAATAGCTGAGGTAACACAATCTGGTGGTCGAATGCTATTGCATCGTGAAGAACTTAATCCAGTGTCGAAGCATTCCAGTGTAGAAGGGTACTGGGAGAACATTTTATTAGATGATGTGAAGACACCTGCAGAAGTATATGCCTCTCTGAAAGCTGAAGGCTACAATATTGAATACAAGAGGATACCGCTAACACAAGAAAGGGAAGCCTTATTGACAGATATTGACGCAATCCACTCCTGTCAAGATGAGTATGTATCACATATCAGACAGCTAGCTACTATTATCTGTTTTACGGTGATTTCTCTTATATTTAACTAAGAATATTTTTTTTCTGTTAATTTCAGGTGATGTAATCTAACTGAAGGACTTTTTCTTTCCTGCAGATCTGCAG
Coding sequences:
- the LOC131249016 gene encoding uncharacterized protein LOC131249016 isoform X1, which gives rise to MFLEASESLILYMYPWEVAVSCWDRSFKKDDLRTVVSYLRSNPKISCIGLWDDLWVYCHKKDNLRTVVSYLRSNPKISCIGLWGRSMGVLSQGTTRTEGADEQDFVQVKNMEAQMKEDIIAEVTQSGGRMLLHREELNPVSKHSSVEGYWENILLDDVKTPAEVYASLKAEGYNIEYKRIPLTQEREALLTDIDAIHSCQDEYVSHIRQLATIICFTICRLLSFCVTHWLGGSCLCNSDHLSYTGYGVPCHDVLFHDPKHKKIYATEGLMTEIC
- the LOC131249016 gene encoding uncharacterized protein LOC131249016 isoform X2; the encoded protein is MEKKDNLRTVVSYLRSNPKISCIGLWGRSMGVLSQGTTRTEGADEQDFVQVKNMEAQMKEDIIAEVTQSGGRMLLHREELNPVSKHSSVEGYWENILLDDVKTPAEVYASLKAEGYNIEYKRIPLTQEREALLTDIDAIHSCQDEYVSHIRQLATIICFTICRLLSFCVTHWLGGSCLCNSDHLSYTGYGVPCHDVLFHDPKHKKIYATEGLMTEIC